TGAAGCCTGATACTGGCAGCATTTCCCACGATGGGGAGCGCCCTGGTTATCTACCACAAGAAATGGAAAATACAGTCGGTACCGTAGGCGGTTTCTTTTCTGAGTATTCAGTGGGTGAAGTACATGCAGCTTTGCGCCAAGTTGATTTGCAAAACACCGATTGGGCTCAGTCGGTCTCAACCTTAAGTGGTGGGCAGAAGACGAAACTTGGTCTTGCAAAGGTACTTCTGGATAATCCCACGATATTATTGCTTGACGAACCGACTAATAACTTGGACCTTCAAGGTTTGGAATGGCTGACTAACTTCGTTAAAAACTTTCATGGGGCCGTTTTGCTTACCTCTCATGACCGTTCCTTTTTAGACGCTGTGGCAACTCGGACAGTGGAACTTAAAGATGGCGCGCTGAAAGTGTACGGTGGTAACTATACGTTTGCCCGTACCCAACAGCAGTATGAGAGGGAGGCATATCAGGCTAAATACGAAGCACAGGAAAGTTACAAAACCCGGCTTGAAAAAGATATTGCCAATACAAAGAATCAGGCAATCGGGGTGGAGCTGAGTACTACTAACGATATTACTCGCCGTTATGCGAAGAAAGTGGCACGGAAAGCGGTAGTTCGGGAAGCACGGCTTAAGCGGGAAATGTCTGGTACGGACTGGCTTGAAAAGCAACGAAGTGAAGATCTGGTGTACTTGCCCCTACCTGAAACCATGGTTCCTGCAAGTAAGATCGTTGTTGAAGTGAGGGAAGTCTCTAAGAGTTTTGAGGGGAGAGAAGTACTATCGAGTCTTTCCTTCCAATTACTTGGTAGCCAACGAGTCCTAATATCTGGGCCGAATGGAAGTGGCAAGACTACACTCCTTAGTTTGATCTTGGGAGGGCTAGAGCCGGAT
Above is a genomic segment from Verrucomicrobiia bacterium containing:
- a CDS encoding ABC-F family ATP-binding cassette domain-containing protein, with translation MYSLQNISLSFNDRQILDGVGLHLSRGEVTALIGRNGSGKTTLLRIAAGELKPDTGSISHDGERPGYLPQEMENTVGTVGGFFSEYSVGEVHAALRQVDLQNTDWAQSVSTLSGGQKTKLGLAKVLLDNPTILLLDEPTNNLDLQGLEWLTNFVKNFHGAVLLTSHDRSFLDAVATRTVELKDGALKVYGGNYTFARTQQQYEREAYQAKYEAQESYKTRLEKDIANTKNQAIGVELSTTNDITRRYAKKVARKAVVREARLKREMSGTDWLEKQRSEDLVYLPLPETMVPASKIVVEVREVSKSFEGREVLSSLSFQLLGSQRVLISGPNGSGKTTLLSLILGGLEPDGGEVKIGAGIRVGSLSQDMSGLSLRSTGKTELLATKERPTRCFQYARALGLTVTDLEQEVGSLSRGQQTKLALTKVLLGSPQLLVLDEPTNHIELEAREAIEAALEEFEGAILVASHDRYFVETLDIDKEVLLESRIVEA